A region of Geobacillus sp. 46C-IIa DNA encodes the following proteins:
- a CDS encoding DUF3789 domain-containing protein — protein sequence MVAFIAGMFVGSFVMLVIMSMMAAAKQADEASERWKKE from the coding sequence ATGGTCGCGTTTATCGCCGGAATGTTTGTCGGTTCGTTTGTGATGCTTGTCATCATGAGCATGATGGCGGCGGCCAAACAGGCGGATGAAGCGAGCGAGCGCTGGAAAAAGGAATAG